A region from the Citrobacter telavivensis genome encodes:
- the napC gene encoding cytochrome c-type protein NapC: MENSNRKPGRIKRLWQWWRRPSRLALGTLLLIGFVGGIIFWGGFNTGMEKANTEEFCISCHEMRNTVYQEYMETVHYNNRSGVRATCPDCHVPHEFVPKMIRKIKASKELYAKALGLIDTPQKFEAHRLTMAQNEWRRMKDNNSQECRNCHNFEFMDLTAQKSVAAKMHDQAVKDGQTCIDCHKGIAHKLPDMREVKPGF, encoded by the coding sequence ATGGAAAATTCTAACCGTAAACCAGGCCGGATTAAGCGCCTCTGGCAATGGTGGCGTCGCCCCAGTCGCCTGGCGCTGGGTACGCTGCTGTTAATCGGGTTCGTCGGCGGGATTATTTTCTGGGGTGGATTTAACACCGGGATGGAAAAAGCCAACACCGAAGAGTTCTGCATTAGCTGCCACGAAATGCGCAACACGGTGTATCAGGAATACATGGAAACCGTGCACTACAACAACCGTAGCGGTGTACGCGCGACCTGTCCTGACTGCCACGTACCGCACGAGTTTGTGCCGAAAATGATCCGTAAGATCAAAGCCAGCAAAGAGTTATATGCCAAAGCGTTGGGGCTTATCGATACACCGCAGAAGTTCGAAGCGCATCGCCTGACGATGGCGCAGAATGAATGGCGAAGAATGAAAGATAACAATTCTCAGGAGTGTCGTAACTGTCACAACTTTGAATTCATGGACTTAACGGCCCAGAAGAGTGTCGCCGCGAAAATGCACGATCAGGCGGTGAAAGACGGGCAAACCTGTATTGATTGCCATAAAGGGATTGCGCATAAGCTCCCCGATATGCGCGAAGTCAAACCGGGCTTCTGA
- the ccmA gene encoding cytochrome c biogenesis heme-transporting ATPase CcmA translates to MLEARKLLCERDERVLFSDLSFQVNAGEWIQVTGGNGAGKTTLLRLLTGLSRPDAGEVCWQAQPLHRVRDSYHQNLLWIGHQPGIKTRLTALENLRFFHQDGDSAKCLAALAQAGLAGYEDIPVNQLSAGQQRRVALARLWLTRATLWILDEPFTAIDVNGVERLTQRMAQHTEEGGIVILTTHQPLNVATDRIRRIALTHERVGQ, encoded by the coding sequence ATGCTTGAAGCCAGAAAGCTCCTCTGCGAGCGGGATGAACGAGTCCTGTTTAGCGATTTGTCGTTCCAGGTCAACGCAGGGGAGTGGATACAAGTTACCGGGGGCAATGGCGCGGGGAAAACCACCCTGTTGCGATTGCTGACGGGACTCTCTCGCCCTGATGCCGGGGAGGTATGCTGGCAAGCACAACCGCTGCATCGTGTACGGGACAGCTACCATCAAAATTTGTTGTGGATTGGACATCAGCCGGGGATCAAAACCCGGCTGACGGCGTTGGAGAACCTGCGTTTTTTCCACCAGGACGGTGACAGCGCAAAATGTCTCGCGGCGCTGGCGCAGGCTGGCCTCGCCGGATACGAAGATATCCCTGTCAATCAGCTCTCTGCCGGACAGCAGCGCCGGGTGGCGTTAGCGCGTCTCTGGCTGACTCGCGCTACGCTCTGGATCCTCGACGAACCCTTTACCGCTATTGATGTGAACGGCGTTGAACGCCTGACGCAGCGGATGGCGCAGCATACTGAAGAGGGGGGGATTGTCATCCTCACCACCCACCAGCCGTTGAACGTCGCCACGGACCGCATTCGCCGGATTGCGCTAACTCACGAGAGGGTAGGGCAATGA